The following DNA comes from Quercus robur chromosome 1, dhQueRobu3.1, whole genome shotgun sequence.
atgtttttattacttGCTTATATTTACAATACATATTGTTAGATTCTAATATGTTTCCATGTCAAATTCTGGGAGCATGCATGAGATGGATAGGATATTGAATATGAATTGACATTCGGTCGTGTTATTTGGCAGATAGAAGAGCAAATTGCAATGGATATGGCTCCATATGCTATGATCCTAGGTTTATTGGTGGGGATGGTGTAATGTTCTACTTCCATGGAGCTAAGGGAGGAGATTTTGCCATTGTTTCAGATGAAAACCTCCAAATTAATGCTCACTTCATCGGAACCCGACCAGAAGGAAGGACTCGTGACTTTACATGGGTCCAAGCCGTGGCCGTCATGTTCGACACTCACAACCTTGTCATTGCAGCAAAGAAAGTCTCACACTGGGATAAAAATTTTGATGCTCTCACTGTAAGGTGGGATGGTGAAGCAGTTAACATCCCCATTGATGGAGAGGCTGAATGGAGGACTAATGGTGAAGAAAGAGAAGTCATTGTGGAAAGAACCGATGATGCTAATAATATAAGAGTTAGTGTTACTGGGTTGGTTCAAATTGACATTAGGGTGAGACCTATTGGAGAAAAGGAAAACCGGGTTCACCACTACCACATACCAGCCAATGATGCTTTTGCTCATTTGGAGACACAGTTCAAGTTTTCCAACTTATCAGATTTTGTTGAAGGAGTGTTAGGCAAGACATACAGGCCTGGCTATGTTAGCCCTGTCAAGATTGGTGTTCCCATGCCATTGATGGGTGGGGAGGACAAATATCATATTCCATCTCTCTATTCACCTCTTTGCAAAGTCTGCAGGTTTCAGAGGCAGCCTGGATTTGGTGCTATAAAAGAAGTTGCTCAGTTCTAATGAGTAATGAGAATCAAGAAATATAAACATTGGTCTTTGTAGGTAAAAACAAATGtgttaaaacatttattttattttggatcttcatatttgtatttgttggagcattgtgtttgcaccaacagtatttaattaagaataataaaataagggCTGAACTGAAAAGTTAGCTCGTGATATAGTCATTTTCAAAGGCTTGTcatatttgtttttgggaaaattacgTTTTAAATCCAATGATTTATGGatataaaaattaaactcagtagtttcaaaataagaaattctatcctaaatttcaaaaattagcaaataaaaccctataatttcaaaagtaataaattaaatccAATGGTAATTTTGGAACAGCCAATCCCTTTACATCTTGGTTTTCGAGTTAGCAGAGCCAACAATTGttataagagcattagcatctgaggttacaaaaaagttttattttgcaTCCTCAAAAACCTACTtgatctattttaccatttcattttacaactcctcacaatttctatttttacatctaactctttttttttttttttttttttgagaaaccttcCCATCAAGGGAAGGGGATTACGTGATATTGATAATTTCTGAAGAGTAGTATGCATAAGAACATATAGGTAATTCCTCTATCTAagtacaaaaagaagaagaaaaattacaacCTGCTCGAGCTAGCCTATAGGCTACTTTGTTTCCCTGTCTTCGAGTATGGTGGAAAATCAAGGACTTGAAGTGGGAAAAAAGGgcctttatatttgaaattatatgtCCAAAAGGTGTAGTTGAGTAGTCCTCTGAATTCATAGCTCGAATTGCAATTTTAGAATCGCCCTCCAGGATGACATGATCAAACCCGATCTCTAAGGCAAAGATAAGAGCCTTTCTTGCTACCAACACTTCTACTATCACCATGGAAGTGGGTAGAGGAATAACTTGTGTTAGTGCAGCCATTACTAGACCACAGTCGTTGCGGATAATGGTTCCTAAACCTGCTTCATCACACCCCTGGAAAATAGCCTCATCAAAATTGGCTCTGACCCAATCCGTAGGGGGAGGCAACCACTTAGTGATGCTAAGGGTAGGGAGTGGTTTTTGAGGAGTTGTGTTGGCTTGCTGAAATTCTTGAAGAGCATCTCTTGCCATTGAATTTATCAGCTTTAAATCAGCCACATTTTCACCTAATCTTAGTTTATTTTGTCTAGACCATATTTGATATGCTATCATTGCAAACAGGTCAGAGGGATGGGACTTCTCCAAACACAAGTGAAACACATCCAAGAAAGAAGGGCACTCCCTAGCTTCACTCCTCAGCAAACTAAAATGGATAGTCCAAACCTCATTCAGCTTTGGACATGACCAGAGGGCAAGCAGAGTTGATTCTTGAGCTACACCACAAGCCTGGCAAGTGGGATCAGTAAGGACTTTTCGCTTTACCATATTTACTCGAGTTGCTAAGGCATCCGAATTGGCTCGCCACAATAGAGTTTTTATTCTATTGGGAGTCCTCATTTTCCAAAGCTCCTTCCACGAGCTTTTTGGCATGGACCCGGTAGAAGCTCCAACATTTGAGCTCAGCTCATCATTCACTAGGAGTTTATACCTAGCTTTCATCGAATACAGCCCATTCACATTGCTACACCAACACAGCTTGTCTTCAACTTCATTGAGGCTCAGGGGAATTGCTTTGATTAGCTTAGCTTCATGAGCCAAGAAATTATTATCAATTGCCTCATCAATCCAACACCTCCGAACCTTATTAATCAAAATTGATACCTGAGCATCACAGTCAAAGAAAGTTGGAGGAGATTGAATTCTTGGGTATTGTGGGTTAGGAAGCCAATTGTCATTGTAAATTAGGATGTTTTCGTCATTTCCCACCCGCCATTGGGTCCCCTTTTTTATGATCTCTCGGCCTTTAAGGATACTCTTCCAAGCAAAGGAACCCTTATCTTCCTTTGCATAAAAAATAGTGCCCTTTGGGAAAAACTTTGCTTTGAAAAACCTGTGGAAGAGAAAGGACTTATTTTCCAATAATCTCCACACTTGCTTTGCCAACATTGCATCGTTAAATTTCTATAGTTCCTTGAAACCCATGCCATCGCTATCTTTTGGAAGGCAAAGTGTGCTCCACTTTGACCAATGGATCTTCCTTTGGTTTCCACGGTGCCCTCACCAGAATTTACGGATCATCTATTCTATGTCATTGCATAAggtgatgaaaattttgaagcaGCTCATGGCAAAGGTTGGGATAGTTTGCATCATTGCCTTTAGCAATACTTCTTGCCTAGCTTAGGAGAGAAGCTGTTCTTTTCAACCCTGTAGTTTAGCCCACACCCGCTTTTTGATAAACCTGAGACTTGCCTTCTTATTCCTACCCATGAGGGTAGGGAGATCGAGGTATTTCTCATATTGCTTGACCTTTTGAACCCCTAGTAAGCTTATTTAACTACTGCCTTGAGGCTCTTTCATAGTTGCCTAATATGTCTTGGATCTTGAGGCATTCAGTAGTTGAGGATCTGCAGAAGAGCAAACTGTCGTTGGCAAAGAAGAGGTGAGTTAGCCGAGGACCCTTCTTGCAAATGGAAACCCCTCCGATTTGTCCAGAGTCCGCAGAGTGTTGGAGAAGGCTATGGAGACCTTCAGTGCAGAAAAGGAAGAGGTAGGGGGAGAGCGGATCTCCTTGTCTAATGCCTCTAGTGGGATGGACAATTGGAGAGGGTTCGCCATTAATAAGGATCGAGTAACTAACTGTTGAGATACATTCCATCATTAAGGCCACCACTTGTCTGCAAAACCCATGCCCTTCATTATTAGCTCCAAATACTTCCATTCAACCCAGTCATATGCCTTGTTCATATCTAACTTCAAGGTCATGAAACTTGACTTGCCTGATTGGTGATGCTTCATATGGTGTAGAGTTTCAAAAGCCATCAGTATGTTGTCTGTGATTACCCTACCTGCCTGAAAGGCACTTTGGTTTTCTGATACTACTAATGGGAGGATACTCTTGAGTTTATTTGCAAGCACCTTAGACACCACCATATAAATCACACTACGTAAGCTTATAGGACGGAATTAAAGCAATATGTGTAAGGTTTATTTCTCTTGGAATCCTACAGTTTTGCAAACAGTCTAATATAGCAGGGCAAACATCATCACCCATAGTATTCCAAAAAGACCGATAAAAGAGCAGGGGCATACCGCTTTCATCTGATTTATGGTTATTTCCACTTCCTCCTTGTTGAAGTCTCTGAGTAGCATCGCATTCATTGAGTCAGTTATTGAAGGTTGAAACTTTCCAAGGATGTCAGAAAATTCAGATGGAGAGGAGGTAGAAAACAGAGACTGGTAGTACTTAACAAcagtgtttttaatttcagtcTCTTCCATACACCAAACATTCTGGGAATTCCTCAATCCCAATATCCTATTTCTCCAATATCTCTGTG
Coding sequences within:
- the LOC126713842 gene encoding uncharacterized protein LOC126713842; this encodes MGKRKLYILVAFLIILLSMDAIFAQGQGNGNGNNNNGNGNGNNNNGNNNGNNNNGNGNGNSNNGNNNGNGNNGNGNGNGNSSNGNGSSGSGNGNGNNGNNNGNGNNGNGNGNGNNGNNNGNGNSGNGNGNGNKNSTAPADYDVLTPTPKTGQERAFCKARGACYGKTLVCPSQCAQRKPKQNKKKKGCYIDCSSKCEATCKHRRANCNGYGSICYDPRFIGGDGVMFYFHGAKGGDFAIVSDENLQINAHFIGTRPEGRTRDFTWVQAVAVMFDTHNLVIAAKKVSHWDKNFDALTVRWDGEAVNIPIDGEAEWRTNGEEREVIVERTDDANNIRVSVTGLVQIDIRVRPIGEKENRVHHYHIPANDAFAHLETQFKFSNLSDFVEGVLGKTYRPGYVSPVKIGVPMPLMGGEDKYHIPSLYSPLCKVCRFQRQPGFGAIKEVAQF